The Alosa sapidissima isolate fAloSap1 chromosome 8, fAloSap1.pri, whole genome shotgun sequence genome contains a region encoding:
- the rtn4r gene encoding reticulon-4 receptor: MTTVLEGGRLMVLAVWLNLVPLLEGCPAKCVCFSEPRPTVACQQQSLLSIPAEIPVRSQRIFLQSNKLTVVRSTSFSLVRNLTVLFLYQNNISHVEAGAFFGLERLEELDISDNNNLRLISPTAFQGLTKLHTLHLHRCGLSQLPVGVFRGLFSLQKLYLQDNNLLALHDDTFLDLANLTILFLYNNKIKVVTDHMLRGLNSLDQLLLHQNLITFVQQRAFSHLSKLTTLYLFFNNLTVLTGETMDPLVSLQYLRLNGNQWICDCRARTLWEWFKRFKGSSSELECHVPATLAGKDLKRLKTGDLEGCVDSTSQVQTSIFSTKSHSGKFFSSDDMLGEPIPRCCLTGYDKSSIISSKTIPDPSSYNSRQITNNPLKDKENISKTKSREERTKNDTRTKQSLNDGPLGTLSNGLDQSLGNVQPELIETLEPSTAPSRKKKKCVKKPKSDTQCLKGHGSTVETLSLVLLPLFWLLVTMS; this comes from the coding sequence GTGGTAGGCTCATGGTCCTGGCGGTGTGGCTGAATCTGGTGCCACTGCTGGAGGGCTGCCCGgccaagtgtgtgtgcttcagcgAGCCACGTCCCACCGTGGCATGCCAGCAGCAGAGCCTGCTGTCCATCCCCGCCGAGATCCCGGTGCGGAGCCAGCGCATCTTCCTGCAGAGCAACAAGCTGACGGTGGTGCGCTCGACCAGCTTCAGCCTGGTGCGCAACCTCAccgtcctcttcctctaccagAACAACATCAGCCACGTCGAGGCCGGCGCCTTCTTCGGTCTGGAGCGGCTCGAGGAGCTGGACATCAGCGACAACAACAACCTGCGCCTCATCAGCCCCACCGCCTTCCAGGGCCTCACCAAGCTGCACACCTTGCACCTGCACAGGTGCGGCCTGTCGCAGCTGCCCGTGGGCGTGTTCAGGGGGTTGTTCTCCCTGCAGAAGCTTTACCTCCAGGACAACAATCTGCTTGCCCTGCACGACGACACTTTCCTCGACCTGGCCAACCTAACCATTCTTTTCCTGTACAACAACAAGATCAAAGTGGTGACGGACCACATGCTGCGCGGCCTCAACAGCCTGGACCAACTGCTCCTGCACCAGAACTTGATCACCTTTGTACAGCAGCGAGCCTTCAGTCACTTGAGCAAACTGACCACATTGTACCTCTTCTTTAATAACTTAACAGTCTTAACTGGGGAGACAATGGACCCCCTGGTTTCCCTCCAGTACCTCAGACTAAATGGCAACCAATGGATCTGCGACTGCCGTGCCAGAACCCTTTGGGAGTGGTTCAAGCGCTTCAAAGGCTCCAGCTCTGAGCTCGAGTGCCACGTGCCAGCCACACTGGCAGGCAAGGACCTGAAAAGGCTGAAAACAGGCGACTTGGAGGGATGTGTCGACTCCACGTCCCAGGTCCAAACCAGTATCTTCAGCACCAAAAGCCATTCTGGAAAGTTCTTCTCGTCAGACGACATGCTGGGGGAACCCATTCCCAGGTGTTGTCTGACCGGCTATGACAAGTCCTCCATCATCTCCAGCAAAACAATCCCTGACCCCTCGTCCTACAACAGCCGCCAAATCACCAACAATCCCCTGAAGGACAAGGAAAACATATCAAAGACTAAGTCTCGAGAGGAGCGAACAAAAAACGACACCCGCACCAAGCAGAGCCTGAATGATGGGCCTTTGGGGACATTATCCAACGGCCTGGACCAGTCTCTCGGAAACGTACAGCCTGAGCTGATAGAAACCCTGGAGCCATCCACAGCCCCCtccagaaagaaaaagaaatgtgtGAAGAAGCCTAAATCAGACACTCAGTGTCTTAAAGGTCACGGATCTACAGTGGAAACCCTGAGCCTTGTCCTTTTGCCCTTGTTCTGGCTCCTGGTGACCATGTCTTAA